A genomic stretch from Aedes albopictus strain Foshan chromosome 2, AalbF5, whole genome shotgun sequence includes:
- the LOC109422423 gene encoding protein lethal(2)essential for life, which translates to MSLIPIIFRDWWDDCWDTPLRTSQLLDQHFGSGISGDDLLTALTSAAAAQSALQNQRRSRYNRPWRNTSVGTRQDSGSTVNVTDDKFQINLDVQQFAPEEISVKATDNSVIVEGKHEEKQDEHGYVSRHFVRRYMLPAGHDANQVVSSLSSDGILTVTAPKKALPEAEGPKAIPIVQTGQPAKQLKDAEKKAVEQGK; encoded by the coding sequence ATGTCGCTCATACCGATCATTTTCCGCGACTGGTGGGATGACTGCTGGGACACACCGCTGCGTACATCCCAGCTGTTGGACCAGCACTTTGGCAGTGGAATCAGCGGTGACGATTTGCTGACGGCGCTCACCTCGGCGGCAGCTGCCCAGTCTGCCCTGCAGAACCAGAGACGTTCACGCTACAACAGACCGTGGCGCAACACAAGCGTTGGCACTCGTCAGGATTCCGGATCAACGGTCAACGTTACGGATGACAAATTCCAAATCAACCTGGACGTTCAGCAGTTCGCACCGGAGGAGATCTCGGTCAAGGCAACGGACAACAGCGTCATCGTCGAGGGCAAGCATGAGGAGAAGCAGGACGAGCACGGCTACGTTTCGAGACACTTCGTTCGCCGCTACATGCTCCCGGCTGGACACGATGCTAACCAGGTTGTGTCGTCGCTCTCGTCGGATGGCATTTTGACAGTGACCGCTCCGAAGAAGGCCTTGCCAGAGGCAGAGGGGCCGAAGGCCATTCCGATCGTCCAGACTGGACAACCAGCGAAGCAGCTGAAGGATGCCGAGAAGAAGGCCGTTGAACAGGGTAAATAA